One Skermanella sp. TT6 genomic window, AACAATGCGGACGACGGTGCGTCCAAGACGCTCGCGTGGCGTAACGCCTGGGACATTCCCGAGCTTACGAAGAAGACGGCCTCGGCCGTGCTGGAGCGCGACGCCTCCAAGCGGGCCGAGACTTATCGTGAGCTCCAGAAGACGGTGATGGAGGACAGCCCCTTCGTCATCATGTTCCAGCAGGTCGAGGTCCCCGCGGTGCGGACCAACGTGGAAGGGCTGGTCTGGGGGCCCAGCTTCGACACCAACCTGTATCGGCTCGCGACCAAGAAGTAGCGGGTCTTGACCGACATCGTCAAAGCGGGCGGCAACACCGCCGCCCGGCGGCCCCGGCGCCCCGCCGGGCCGCTGCGGGGGGTCGCCGGGCTGCTGGCCTCGGTGGCGCTGACGCTTCTCGGGTTGCTGCTGGTGACCTTCCTCATCGGCCGGGTCGTGCCGATCGACCCGGTGCTCGCCGCCGTCGGCGACCGCGCCAATGCCGAGACCTACGAGCGGATGCGGCAGGAGCTGGGTCTGGACCTGCCGCTGTGGCAGCAGTTCGGCCTGTACGTCGCCGACGTGGCGCGCGGCGATCTCGGCACCTCGGTGCTGACCTCGCGGCCGGTGCTGGAGGACGTCGCCCGCGTCTTTCCCGCCACGCTGGAACTGGCGACCGCGGCCGTCATCATAGGGGTGGTGCTGGGCATTCCCGCCGGGGTGATGGCCGCCGTCCATCGCGGCCGCTGGCCCGACCATCTGGTGCGCGTATTGGGGCTGGTCGGCTATTCCGTGCCGGTGTTCTGGCTGGGGCTGGTCGGGCTGCTGCTGTTCTACGCCAAGCTGGACTGGGCGCCCGGGCCGGGCAGGCTGGACGTCTTCTACGACGGGCTGGTCGATCCGGTGACCGGCATCCTGACCGTGGACGCGCTGCTGGCCGGCGAGACCGAGATCTTCTGGAACGCGCTGTCCCACCTGGTCCTGCCGGCCTCCATCCTGGGCTATTTCAGCATCGCCTATATCAGCCGCATGACCCGAAGCTTCATGCTGGACCAGCTCAGGCAGGAATACATCACGACCGCCCGGGTCAAGGGCCTGTCCGAAGCCCGCGTGGTCTGGCGCCACGCGCTGGGCAACATCGCGGTGCCGCTGATCACGGTGGTGGCGCTGTCCTACGCCACCCTGCTGGAAGGCTCCGTCCTGACCGAGACGGTGTTCGCCTGGCCCGGCCTGGGCCAGTACATCACCAACAGCCTGCTGAGCGCTGACATGAACGCCGTGCTGGGCGGCACCCTGGTGGTGGGAGCCGTCTTCATCGGGCTGAACCTCCTGTCCGACCTGCTGTACCGGCTGCTGGACCCGAGGGCGCGGCGATGACCGGCGCATCCATGAAGGGAGGCCTGCGCGACTGGCTGCTGACCGACACGCCGCGCTCGCGGGGGCAGGCGCGGCTTGGCCGGCTCTATGCCGGCTGGCTGGCTTTCTCGCGCAACCGGCTCGCCATGGTCGGCTTCTTCATCATCGCGGCCCTGGTCCTGGTCGCCCTGTTCGCCCCGCTGATCGCCACCCAGTCGCCCTACGACCAGGACCTCGCCAACCGCCTCCAGCCGCCCGGCGCTGCCCATTGGTTCGGAACCGACCAGTTCGGTCGCGACATCTTCTCGCGCGTCGTCCATGGCTCGCGGCTGACGCTCTACATCGTGCTCCTGGTCGCGGTGACCGCCCCGGTGGTCGGGCTGCTGATCGGCACCGTGTCCGGCTATCTCGGCGGCTGGACCGACATCGTGCTGATGCGCATCACCGACATCTTCCTGGCCTTCCCCAAGCTGATCCTGGCGCTGGCCTTCGTCGCGGCGCTGGGGCCGGGGATCGAGAACGCGGTCATCGCCATCGCGATCACCTCCTGGCCGCCCTATGCCCGCATCGCCCGGGCGGAAACCATGACGATCCGCCACAGCGACTTCATCAGCGCCGTCCGCCTGCAAGGCGCCTCTCCGGTGAGGATCATCGCGGGGCACGTGATCCCGCTCTGCACCTCCTCCCTGATCGTGCGGGTGACGCTCGACATGGCCGGCATCATCCTGACCGCCGCGGGCCTGGGCTTCCTGGGTCTGGGAGCCCAGCCGCCGCTGCCGGAATGGGGCGCCATGATCTCGACCGGGCGCCAGTACCTGCTGGAGCAGTGGTGGGTCGCCACCCTGCCGGGACTGGCGATCTTCGTGGTCAGCCTGGGATTCAACCTGCTGGGCGACGGTCTGCGCGACGTGCTGGACCCCAAGAACGGATGACTTCCCTGACACCTCCTCTCCTCACCGTCGAAAACCTGCGCGTCCGCTTTCCGGCGCGCGACGGCTTCACCGAGGCCGTCCGCGGCGTCTCCTTCACCGTCGGGCGGGAGAAGCTGGGGATCGTCGGCGAGTCCGGCTCCGGCAAATCCATGACGGGGCGAGCCGTCCTGCGCCTCGTCCCGCCGCCGGGCGAGGTCTCCGCCGACCGGATCGAGTTCGACGGCATGGACCTGAGCACGGCTTCCGAACGGACGATGCGCGGCATCCGCGGCCGGCGCATCTCCATGGTCATGCAGGACCCCAAGTTCTCGCTCAATCCCGTGATGACCGTCGGCCGCCAGATCGCGGAAGCCTACCAGGTCCACAGCGGGGCGGGCCGGCGCGACGCCCGGCGGCGCGCGCTGGAGATGCTGGAAGCCGTCCGCATCCGCGATCCGGAGCGGGTGTTCGACCTGTACCCGCACGAGGTTTCCGGCGGGATGGGTCAGCGCATCATGATCGCGATGATGCTGATCCCCGACCCCGACCTGCTGATCGCGGACGAGCCGACATCGGCGCTGGATGTCACGGTCCAGATGCAGGTGCTGGCGATCATGGACGAGCTGTGCGGCAGGCGGGGCATGGGGCTGGTCTTCATCAGCCACGACCTCAACCTGGTCGCCTCGTTCTGCGATCGCATCCTGATCATGTATGCCGGCCGCGTGGTCGAGACCTGCCGCGCCGACGAACTGCACGACGCCATGCATCCCTATACCAGGGGACTGCTCGACAGTCTTCCCCGGTTGGACGAGACGCGGCCCGAACTGCCGGTCCTGGACCGCGACCCCGCCTGGATCGGGACAGGGAGCGGCCGATGATCGCGGTGGAGGACCTGAACGTCATCTTCGGCCACGGCGAGAGCGCCATCCACGCAGTCCAGGACGTCAGTTTCCGGGTCGGGGAGGGCGAGAGCTTCGGGCTGGTCGGTGAATCCGGCTCCGGCAAGTCGACCGTGCTGCGCGCCATCATCGGGCTCAATCCGGACTGGTCCGGCATCGTGTCGGTCGACGGGCAGGCGCAACGGCACCGGCGGGAAAAGGCGTTCTTCAAACGCTGCCAGATGGTGTTCCAGGACCCCTATGGCTCGCTTCACCCGCGCCACACCGTCGACCGTATCCTGGCGGAACCCGTCGCGATCCACGGGCTGGGCGACGCCGACCGGCGGATCGAGCGCATCCTGCGGGAGGTCGGTCTCGGCCCCCGGTTCCGCTTCCGCTTTCCCCACCAGCTCTCGGGCGGGCAGCGCCAGCGGGTCGCCATCGCGCGCGCCCTGATCCTGGAACCGCGCGTGCTTCTGCTGGACGAGCCGACCTCCGCGCTGGACGTTTCCGTCCAGGCCGAAATCCTCAACCTGCTGAAGCGCCTGCGGACGGAGCGCGGCCTGACCTATATCCTGGTCAGCCATAATCTGTCGGTCGTCGCTTACATGTGCGACCGGCTGGCCGTGATGAACCGGGGCCGCGTGGTGGAGGAGATGTCCGTCGCAGACCTGCGCCGGGGCGAGGCCGCGCAGGACTATACGCGGCAGCTGCTGCGGGCCAGCCAGGGCTATGACCGGACGGCGGCCGACAGTTTCCGGGATTTCGCCTGAGTACCGCAGCGGGCCGGGCCATCCTGCCCGAAAGGGGGATGAAGAACGGGTGACAAGGCTGCGTCAGCTTACCACCTGTAATGTCTGTCATTAACATTCCAGGATGGGAGCGACTCAGGCATAGTGGGTCGCAGTCCAGTCTGGCTGCCCATTGGTACCGATATCATGCATGACTCGTTCAGACGTCTATACAATTCTGTGCTTGAGCACCGGGAACTCGATCCCAAGAAGTCGCGCACGGCGAAGCTCCACCAAGCCGGTCGGGCCAAGATGGCCCAGAAGGTGGGGGAGGAAGCGGTCGAGATCGTGATCGAGGCCGTCCAGCACAACCATGATGGCGTGGTTGCCGAGAGTGCCGACCTGATCTACAACCTGACCGTCCTGTGGGCCGACATGGGGATCACGCCCGACGACATCTGGGAGGAGATGCGGCGGCGCGAAACCGCGCTCGGTATCGCTGAGAAACTGCCGAAGAGTTCCGACAGGCCGCCGGTCGCCGATGAACCGGTTCTGGTGCGCAAGGCCGTTTGAAAGTACCTGCGCAGGAAGCTCAGGCGGCTTGCGTCCAACTGGAAATGGGCTCGACGGAGAGTCTGGAATTCCCGTAGCGGGCGTCGTAGGTGATTTCCCGGCCGACCCAGTGGGGCAGGACGACTTCCTGCTCCGGATGGGAAAGCTCGACTTCCGCCACGACGAGGCCGGCATTCAAGCCCCCGAATACGTCGATTTCCCACATCAGGCCGGCGTAAGGGACCGTGTAGCGGACCTTCTCGACCAGTGTTTCCCGTGGCAGCTGCGATAGCATGGACGCTGCGATAGCCAAAGGAATGTCGCTTTCGAACTCCGACCGGACCGCGCCCCGCCTCGGACCCTTGATCGTCAGGTATGCATGATCGTTTCGGATACGAACTCGGATTCGTGACTGCCGATCGAAAGGAAAATAGCCCTGGATTATTCTGTCGCCATGTCGGCAGAGCCCGCCGATATCCTGACAGACCAGGAATCTTCTTTCGATTTCGAATGACATAATTGCCAACCGAGTGCGTTGAGACGGGGGGAGAGTAGACCGGTATGACCGGTACGTAAAGCGGAATACCGCCGACGGTCATATACCTTTTGTTTCGCCCCGCCCTTGCTCTCCCCTGGGCCGGTTGGCGTGCTGACGTGTTGAACCGGATGCCGTTCCCATCTTCCGCACACCCCGACTCCGCTGATTCATGCCGGCACGAGAAGAAGACATCAAGACGACCGCCGCTGCCGTGAGCATGCCGAAGCTGCCCTCGGCGCTGGCACCGTTCCGCTACCCGATGTTCCGGGCGATCTGGCTCGCCACCCTGATGTCCAATTTCGGCGTCTGGATCCAGTCGGTCGGCGCCGCGTGGCTGATGACCTCGATCGCCGACAGTGCCGCCATGGTGGCGCTGGTGCAGTCCGCGACGGCGCTGCCGGTGCTGATGTTCTCCCTGTTCGGCGGCGCGTTGGCCGATCTGTGGGACCGGCGGCTGGTGTTCATGACCGGCCAGATCATCGTGCTGTCGGGAGCCACCCTGATCGCCGTGCTGGAGGGGGCGGGGGCCGTGACGCCGTGGCTGCTGCTGGCGCTGGTGTTCGTGATGGACACCGGGTCGGCGCTCCGCCAGCCGGCCTACCAGGCCTCGGTCGGCGACCTCGTGCCCCGGTCGGAGCTGCCGGCCGCCGTGGCGCTGAACAGCATCGGCTTCAACATCGCCCGGTCGGTCGGGCCGGCGATCGGCGGGCTGGTGGTGGCGACGCTGGGCGTCCAGGCTTCCTTCATCCTCAACGCGGTCTCCAACATCTTCATCATCGGCGTGCTGCTGGCATGGCGGCCGAAGCGGTCAGTGGACGAGCTGCCGCGCGAGAGCCTGCTTCCGGCGATGGCCAGCGGCCTGCGCTATGTCGGCGGCTCGCCCACCGTGCTGACGGTCATGCTGCGATGCTTCGTCTTCACCGCAGCGGCCGGCGCCGCCTGGGCGCTGCTTCCCCTGGTCGCGCGCGAGGATCTGGGCGGAGGACCCTTCACCTACGGCATCCTGCTCGGCAGCCTGGGCGTCGGCGCCATCATCGGTGCGCTGAACATCGGCGTGCTGCGCCGGCGCACCAGCGGCCAGATGCTGGTCGCGATCGGTACGGCCTCCTTCGCCGTCACCATGCTGGTGCTGGGGCTGTTCCCCAACCTTTACGCCGTGATCCCGGCGCTCGTCCTGGGCGGGGCGGCCTGGATGATGACGCTTTCCAGCTTCAACGTCATGGTCCAGCTCTCCGCCGCCAATTGGGTGAAGGCGCGGGTGCTGTCGATCTACCAGATGTCGCTGTTCGGCGGGCTGGCGCTGGGAAGCTGGGGCTGGGGCCATGCGGCCGAGTCGGTCGGCACGGGGCAGGCGCTCACCGCCGCCGGCCTCGCCCTGGCGATCAGCCTGGTCCTGGGCCTGCGCTTCCGCCTGCCGGCCAACATCGCGCCCGACATGTCGCCGATCACGGCGCTGCCGCGCCCGACCCTGGCGCCCGGCCTGGACGCCGGGCCGGGCTCCGTCGCGGTGACGGTCGAGTACGAGGTCGATCCCGCCGATGCCAGGGATTTCGCCGCCGCGATGCGGAGCCTGCGCCGGCTGAGGCGCCGCGACGGGGCCGTACGCTGGACCCTCTATCAGGATGCCGCCAACCCGACGCGCTGGATCGAGGCTTTCCTGCTCCGCTCCTGGCTCGACGACCTGCGCCACCAGCGCCGCACCACCATGGCCGACCGGGACACGCTGGACCGGGTCCGCGCCTTCCATCGAGGCTCCGCCGACCCCCGGGTATCCCATCTGCTGGCCCGCGGCACCCCGCGCATGGGCTGGCCGCCGGGTGCCGATGCCGAGCATTGAGGCTACGAGGTATGGAACCGGATATCCGAACCCATCAGCGTCCATCCGCGGCAGAAAACCAGAAGCACGCCGTTCCACGTCGCCTGGAGAGGCGCTCCGAAGCGGCGACCGGGCGCTCCATGCCGGCTTGCCGGTTGCCGCTTCGCTTTGGCCAGCGCGGCCGGGCCTAGGTCAGGCTGCGTAGCGCCGCACCATCGTGGCGCAGAACTCCGCGAATTCCTCCGGCACCTGCGGCGGGCTGGTGTGGTGGGGGGCCAGCCCGCGATGTTCCGGCGTGAAGCAGAAGGTCACCGTCACGTCGAATTCCTCCAGCGCCTTCATCTGGCGGTCGAACCAATCCAGGGCGTTCGGGCGGAAGCTGTCGGCCCAGCTCAGACCCGTGCGCAGGTGACGCACGCCCAGGTCGCGCAGCCAGCGTACGGCATCGTCCAGCCGATGGTCCTCGTAATGGAACCACTGGCAGATGCCCATGTCGGGCGTGTAGCGGTTGAAGTGGCTCATCGCCAGCTTCGGCGAGCCGTCCTCGCGCAGCAGGCCCATGTAGAAGTGCCGGTAATAGGACGATCCCTCCGCCTCCCGGTGCCGGGTCGTCGCCTCCCAGGAGCGCGGCAGGTCGTACAGGCTGTACCAGTGGATGCGCGGTACCCGGCCGATCAGCAGGTCGGCGGTGCGCTGCAGGCCGAACTCCTGGACCTCCTCCGCGCCGAACGTGGAGACGCCGACCTCGCTTACCCAGACCGGCAGGTCGGTGACCGCCTGTATCTCCTTCAGGCGTTCCGGCCATTCGTGGATCGGCCACAGGTTCCAATCCAGCGGGAAGCCATGGACCGCCACCACGTCCACATGGTCGAGCACGCCGCGCGCGCGGAGCTTGGAGATGAACACCGGGTCGATCGGCGAGATGCCGCCCAGGACGCGCAGCAGGTTCGGTGCTTCCGCCCTGATCGCCTGGCCCGCCAGCGACGCCATCTGGCCGAAGGCGACCCAGTCCGGGTCAAGCTCGGGATCCCAGTGTGACTTGTTGTTGGGCTCGTTCCAGATCATCGCCGCTTCGATCATTGCTGTCCCCTCGCTGGATATACGGCGGCCATCCCCGGCGCCCGGCGCTCGGTCCGGCGGCAGAGATAGACCTCCTCTTCCGCCCGTTGCTCGATCTCGAAACCGCTGTCGCGCAGCATGGCCTCGACGCAGGCCCGGTTCGGGATCCACCAGTTGCTGTCGTCGTTGGAATAGCGGCGCTCGACGAAATGCATCTTCGGATAGCCGGGTTTGTCGAAGATGCCGGTCTCCGTGATGGGGTAGTTCTCCTCCAAGGGCTCGACCTCCTGGCTGCCGCGCATCATGGACTGGAACAGCAGCAGGTCGCTCGCCGCATGCTCGTGGATCAGGTCCAGCGCCAGCAGCGGATGCCGAAGGTGATAGAGCACGCCCATGAATATCACGAGGTCGAAACGCTCGCCGAGCCGGCCCAGGTCATAGACCGACATCTCGCGGAACTCGATCTCGGCACCACTCATTTCGGCTGCGTAACGCGCTTGCCCCAGATACATCGGCTCGGAATCGATCGCGACCACCCGGTCGGCGCCGCGGCGCTTCATCTCGATCGAGTAGAAGCCGCCGTTGCAGCCGATATCCAGCACGGTCATGCCGCGCAGGTCCTCGGGTACCGCGTGGGCGAAGCGCTGCCACTTGACGTTGGGATAGTCGCCCAGGAAATGGTTTGGCGCGGTCCGCACGCCCTTCAACTCGATATTATGAAACCACTGGCCCAGATCATCGATCTGGCGCCGGATTTCGTCCTGCTCGCTCATCATGGTTCCTCGTTGATCCGCAGGATGCGGGGCCCCCAGGGGCCGATCTCGACGGTGCTGACGGAGGCGGGTGCCACCTCCAGCCGCAGGAGCAGGTCCTGCGGCATGCCGAGATAATGGGCCAGGACGGCCCGGATCACGTCGCAATGGCTGACCAGCACGGCGGAGCCCCTCGGGCCGCCGCGGATCAGCTCCTCGATGAAGCCCAGGGCCCGCCCCAGCACCTCCGACATGGTCTCGCCGCGGGGCGGGCGCGTCCCGCTCCGGAAATGGTTCCAGCGGCGCCAGTCCTCGTGCTCGTCCAGCTCGGCGAAGCTGCGGCCGATCCAGTCGCCGAAGTCGATCTCGGCCAGGGCATCGACGGTCTCGACCGCCAGCCCGAGCCGCTCCCCGAGGATGCCGGCCGTCCGTGCGGTGCGTTCCAGCGGGCTCGCATACACGGCGGCGATGCCGCCGGCCCGGGCCAGCCGCTCCGCCGTGCGCCGGGCCTGCTCGATCCCGCGTTCCGACAGGGTCACGCCCGGCGTGCGGCCGGCGAGCAGACCCG contains:
- a CDS encoding ABC transporter permease, with product MRGVAGLLASVALTLLGLLLVTFLIGRVVPIDPVLAAVGDRANAETYERMRQELGLDLPLWQQFGLYVADVARGDLGTSVLTSRPVLEDVARVFPATLELATAAVIIGVVLGIPAGVMAAVHRGRWPDHLVRVLGLVGYSVPVFWLGLVGLLLFYAKLDWAPGPGRLDVFYDGLVDPVTGILTVDALLAGETEIFWNALSHLVLPASILGYFSIAYISRMTRSFMLDQLRQEYITTARVKGLSEARVVWRHALGNIAVPLITVVALSYATLLEGSVLTETVFAWPGLGQYITNSLLSADMNAVLGGTLVVGAVFIGLNLLSDLLYRLLDPRARR
- the nikC gene encoding nickel transporter permease, whose protein sequence is MTGASMKGGLRDWLLTDTPRSRGQARLGRLYAGWLAFSRNRLAMVGFFIIAALVLVALFAPLIATQSPYDQDLANRLQPPGAAHWFGTDQFGRDIFSRVVHGSRLTLYIVLLVAVTAPVVGLLIGTVSGYLGGWTDIVLMRITDIFLAFPKLILALAFVAALGPGIENAVIAIAITSWPPYARIARAETMTIRHSDFISAVRLQGASPVRIIAGHVIPLCTSSLIVRVTLDMAGIILTAAGLGFLGLGAQPPLPEWGAMISTGRQYLLEQWWVATLPGLAIFVVSLGFNLLGDGLRDVLDPKNG
- a CDS encoding ABC transporter ATP-binding protein, whose amino-acid sequence is MTSLTPPLLTVENLRVRFPARDGFTEAVRGVSFTVGREKLGIVGESGSGKSMTGRAVLRLVPPPGEVSADRIEFDGMDLSTASERTMRGIRGRRISMVMQDPKFSLNPVMTVGRQIAEAYQVHSGAGRRDARRRALEMLEAVRIRDPERVFDLYPHEVSGGMGQRIMIAMMLIPDPDLLIADEPTSALDVTVQMQVLAIMDELCGRRGMGLVFISHDLNLVASFCDRILIMYAGRVVETCRADELHDAMHPYTRGLLDSLPRLDETRPELPVLDRDPAWIGTGSGR
- a CDS encoding ABC transporter ATP-binding protein; the encoded protein is MIAVEDLNVIFGHGESAIHAVQDVSFRVGEGESFGLVGESGSGKSTVLRAIIGLNPDWSGIVSVDGQAQRHRREKAFFKRCQMVFQDPYGSLHPRHTVDRILAEPVAIHGLGDADRRIERILREVGLGPRFRFRFPHQLSGGQRQRVAIARALILEPRVLLLDEPTSALDVSVQAEILNLLKRLRTERGLTYILVSHNLSVVAYMCDRLAVMNRGRVVEEMSVADLRRGEAAQDYTRQLLRASQGYDRTAADSFRDFA
- the hisE gene encoding phosphoribosyl-ATP diphosphatase; this translates as MHDSFRRLYNSVLEHRELDPKKSRTAKLHQAGRAKMAQKVGEEAVEIVIEAVQHNHDGVVAESADLIYNLTVLWADMGITPDDIWEEMRRRETALGIAEKLPKSSDRPPVADEPVLVRKAV
- a CDS encoding CYTH domain-containing protein, which translates into the protein MSFEIERRFLVCQDIGGLCRHGDRIIQGYFPFDRQSRIRVRIRNDHAYLTIKGPRRGAVRSEFESDIPLAIAASMLSQLPRETLVEKVRYTVPYAGLMWEIDVFGGLNAGLVVAEVELSHPEQEVVLPHWVGREITYDARYGNSRLSVEPISSWTQAA
- a CDS encoding MFS transporter — its product is MPAREEDIKTTAAAVSMPKLPSALAPFRYPMFRAIWLATLMSNFGVWIQSVGAAWLMTSIADSAAMVALVQSATALPVLMFSLFGGALADLWDRRLVFMTGQIIVLSGATLIAVLEGAGAVTPWLLLALVFVMDTGSALRQPAYQASVGDLVPRSELPAAVALNSIGFNIARSVGPAIGGLVVATLGVQASFILNAVSNIFIIGVLLAWRPKRSVDELPRESLLPAMASGLRYVGGSPTVLTVMLRCFVFTAAAGAAWALLPLVAREDLGGGPFTYGILLGSLGVGAIIGALNIGVLRRRTSGQMLVAIGTASFAVTMLVLGLFPNLYAVIPALVLGGAAWMMTLSSFNVMVQLSAANWVKARVLSIYQMSLFGGLALGSWGWGHAAESVGTGQALTAAGLALAISLVLGLRFRLPANIAPDMSPITALPRPTLAPGLDAGPGSVAVTVEYEVDPADARDFAAAMRSLRRLRRRDGAVRWTLYQDAANPTRWIEAFLLRSWLDDLRHQRRTTMADRDTLDRVRAFHRGSADPRVSHLLARGTPRMGWPPGADAEH
- a CDS encoding beta-xylosidase; this translates as MIEAAMIWNEPNNKSHWDPELDPDWVAFGQMASLAGQAIRAEAPNLLRVLGGISPIDPVFISKLRARGVLDHVDVVAVHGFPLDWNLWPIHEWPERLKEIQAVTDLPVWVSEVGVSTFGAEEVQEFGLQRTADLLIGRVPRIHWYSLYDLPRSWEATTRHREAEGSSYYRHFYMGLLREDGSPKLAMSHFNRYTPDMGICQWFHYEDHRLDDAVRWLRDLGVRHLRTGLSWADSFRPNALDWFDRQMKALEEFDVTVTFCFTPEHRGLAPHHTSPPQVPEEFAEFCATMVRRYAA
- a CDS encoding TIGR04290 family methyltransferase, producing the protein MMSEQDEIRRQIDDLGQWFHNIELKGVRTAPNHFLGDYPNVKWQRFAHAVPEDLRGMTVLDIGCNGGFYSIEMKRRGADRVVAIDSEPMYLGQARYAAEMSGAEIEFREMSVYDLGRLGERFDLVIFMGVLYHLRHPLLALDLIHEHAASDLLLFQSMMRGSQEVEPLEENYPITETGIFDKPGYPKMHFVERRYSNDDSNWWIPNRACVEAMLRDSGFEIEQRAEEEVYLCRRTERRAPGMAAVYPARGQQ
- a CDS encoding histidine phosphatase family protein, with product MTPGILTIHLVRHGEHDLSPGLLAGRTPGVTLSERGIEQARRTAERLARAGGIAAVYASPLERTARTAGILGERLGLAVETVDALAEIDFGDWIGRSFAELDEHEDWRRWNHFRSGTRPPRGETMSEVLGRALGFIEELIRGGPRGSAVLVSHCDVIRAVLAHYLGMPQDLLLRLEVAPASVSTVEIGPWGPRILRINEEP